The nucleotide sequence CCCGCGCACCCCGGCGATGAGACCGCACGCCCCACCGGCCTGGTTCCTCTATCGTCGGTGAGCAGAACCATCGCTGCCGCGCTCGCTGAGAGGCAGGGGCATCCATGCTGGTCGGCCTGCTCTGCGCCCTGCTCGCCTGCATCAGCTACGGCACCTCGTCGGTGCTGCAGGCCTACGCCGCCCGCCGCTCCGCCGCCCGGGCCAAGGCGCAGGGTGCGACCAACCAGGCCACCAGCTCCGGCGCCCCCACCCTGGCCGCCACGCTCGCCGCGGTGCTCAGCTTCTGGTACGTCGCCGGCACCCTGCTCGACGTGCTGGGCTTCGCCAGCAACGCCGTCTCGGCGCGGCTGATCCCGCTGTTCCTGTCCCAGACGATCATGAGCTCCAACCTGGTGGTGACGGCGCTGCTGGCCGTGGTGGTGCTGCACACCCGGCTGTACCGGCGGGACTGGGTGGCCATCGCGGTGGTCGTGGCCTCGCTGCTGGCCCTGGGGGTCTCGGCCGGCAAGGAGGGCGGCGGCGACGTCGACCCGGTGCTGCACTGGAGCCTGCTGGGGATCGCCGTCGCGCTGCTGGTGATCGGCCAGCTCACCGTGCGCCGGCTGGGCAGCCGTGGATCGATCGCCGCCGGGTTGTTCGCGGGGCTGGGGTTCGGGGTGCTGGCCATCGCGGTGCGGGTGACCGAGGGGCTGGACCCGCTGGACGTTCCCGTGCTGCTCAGCGACCCGGCCTCGTGGACCATCGCCCTGGGCGGCATCGGCGGGTACTACCTCTTCACCGTCGCCCTGCAGCTGGGCTCGGTCACCGGGGCCACCGCCGCGCTGGTGGTGGGCGAGACGGTGATCCCGGGCGTGGTGGGCGTGTGGCTGCTCGGCGACGCCGCCAAGCCCGGGCTGCAGTGGCTGGCGGCGCTGGGCTTCGTCTTCGCGGTGGTGGGCGCGGTGGCCGTGGCGGTGTTCGGCAACGCCGAGGCTGAGGGCGGCGGGGCGACCGAGCCCGGCGGTGAGCAGCCCGCCCCGGCCACCGGGTAGGCCGCCGTGGCGCTAGTCCTGCTCCGGCTGCTGCATGCCCGGCAGCGCGATGAACAGTCCCTCCGCGGAGACGCAGACCTGACCCTCGTGCTCGATGCTCCCGACGGTGCGGATCTTGCGGCCCTCGATGCTCAGGCACTCGGTGCGCACCGTCAGCGGGACGTTCAGCGGGGTCATCCGGTGGTAGGTCATGGTCAGCGACGCGGTCACTCCGGGCTTGCCCGCCCAGCCGTTGCACACCCCGAGGGCGTGATCCAGGATCAGCGCGCTCACCCCACCGTGGGCGTGGTGCGGCGGCCCGTGGTGCAGCCAGTTCAGGGTGACCTCGCCGATCATCGTGCGGGGTCCGTCGCCGACCAGCCGCAGGGGCGGGGCCACCACGTTGCGGGCCCCCGAGGCCGGGTCGTGCTCGGGCGGGCGCTTCCACCCGCGCAGCTCGTCAGCGACCTGCTCGTGGCTCGGGGCGCCCACGGCCAGGCGGGCGGCGATGGCGTCGAGCTGGGCGGCGATGTCCTGCAGCTCCTCGGCCGGCAGGTCGGTGCGCAGCAGGGCCTCCCCCACGCGCCGGGTGGCCTCCACCACTGCCACCGGGTGGCCGGTCGGACTCTGGCCGTTGGGGCTGGCCGAGCCGAAGCCGGTGTCTGCCTGGGTCATCTGCATTCTGCCTCTCGGGGCTGTTCGCCCGGACGGGCAGGGAAACTAGTATGTATTCTAATTGTGTACCACCCAGGACGGTGGAAGGGTAGGCAGATGCCTCGTGTAGCCGACAGCAGGTCAGCGGCCGCTCCCACCACCCAGCCGCAACGGGCCCGCAGGGTGCGCATCCTGCAGGCCGCGACCGAGCAGGCCATGGCCAAGGACTTCGACCGGGTGCAGATGCACGACGTGGCCGAGGCCGCCGAGGTCGCCATCGGCACGCTGTACCGCTACTTCCCGTCCAAGACCCACCTGTTCGTCGGCGTGATGGCCCGGCAGGTGCAGGGCCTGAGCGAGGGCTTCGCCCGCAACCCCCCCACCGGCGGCACCCCCGCCTCGCGCATCTTCGACACGCTCTGGGGCATCCACGGCTACCTGTTGGACAACCCCACGCTGGCGTCGGCGATGATCCAGGCGGTGCAGTCGGCCAACGCCGAGACCGTGCCCGAGGTGCGCGTCATCGACACCTCCATCCGGGAGGCGCTCGCCCGGGTGCTGGGCACCGACGACCCCGACCAGGACACCGCCGCGGTCATCCGCATCCTCATCATGATGTGGTTCGGCATCCTGCAGTCCAGCCTGAACGCCCGGTTCACCACCGCGGAGGCGGAGTACGACCTGCGGCTGGCCTGCCACCGGCTGCTGGACGGGCGGGCGGTGGGCACCAGCGGAGCCCCCGGGGCGGAGGACCAGCCGTGACCGAGCTGCGGGTGGTCGAGGGCGACATCACCGCCCTGCCGGTGGATGCCGTGGTGAACGCAGCCAACTCGGGGCTGCTCGGCGGTGGCGGGGTGGACGGGGCGATCCACCGTGCCGGCGGCCCGGAGATCCTCGCGGCGTGCCGGCAGCTGCGCGCGAGCAGCCTGCCCGACGGGCTGCCGGCCGGGCAGGCGGTGGCCACCACGGCGGGTCGCCTGCCGGCCCGGTGGGTCATCCACACCGTGGGCCCGGTGTACTCCCGCAGCCAGGACCGCTCAGCTGTGCTGCGCTCGGCCTACACCGCCAGCCTCGCCGTGGCCGACGAGCTGGGCGCGACGAGCGTGGCCTTCCCGCTGATCTCCGCCGGGGCCTACGGCTGGCCGCTGGAGGACGCCGTGAGCCAGGCGCTCACCGCGATCCGCAACGCACCCACCACGGTGGACGAGGTGACGCTGGTGGCGTTCTCACCGGCGGTGGCCGAGGAGATCCAGCGCCAGCTCCGCTAGGACGGCGGGTCGTCCCCGGCGGCGGACCGGCTGCGCCCGGCGCGCACCGCCAGCAGCACCAACCGCCCGCCCAGGCCCAGCAGCACCAGGTTGGCCAGCATCTGCACCGTCACCACCGCACGGGCCGCGTCGGTGTCAGCGGTGATGTCGCCGAAGCCGACCGTGCTGGCCACCGTGACGGTGAAGTACAGCGCGGCCATCCGGGACAGCGGCTCGGCGAAGCTGGTCGGGCTGGCCTCGCTCATCAGGTGGTAGACCATCGCGAACCCCACGAGGTAGGTCGGCACCACCGCGGCCAGCGCCTCCGCCGCCTGCACCACCGGGTACCGGTCCCGGGTGATCCGGTAGACCTGCCACGCCGCGACCACCACGACGACGACGAGCACGGCGACCAGCAGCACCCAGGTGCGCACGTCGTCCACCCGCCGCAGTGGAAGCACGAAGTACGCCACCACCAGCACCACCGCGGTGCCGGTGGGCCACACCACCGCCCGACGCAGCAGCGAGCGGCGCTGCTCCGCGCTGAGCTGCGCGTAGGAGCGACCTGTGGACACCCACGCCTCCCCGCACGCCGCCGACCGGGGCCAGGACCCGACGCTACGCAGCCCGACAGCGCCCGGCCAGGCGAGCGCGGTGGGTTACTGGGCCAGGCGGGTGCGGTTGGCGCCCAGGTCAGCGGAGTCGGCAGCCGCGCGGCCGGCGTGCCAGCCCTGCGCGTCCACCGGTCGGCTGCGGCGCACCACCACGTCGGGAAACAGCTGGGTGAACACCTCCGCCACCGCCTCGCCGCGCTCGCGCAGCACCGGCACCAGCTCCGCGCCGTAGGCCTGCGCGGCCTCGTCCTGGGCGTGGCGGCTGCTGCGCTCGAGCAGCTCGCCCACCCGCACCGCGTAGGCGATGAGGAAGGCCCGCCGGAAGGAGCGCGAGCGGTTCTCGCTGCCCTGCCCCGGCTCGGTCATCGCCCGGGTGGCCTGCAGCAGCAGCGAGGTGAACAGCAGCTCCACCAGGTCGAGGTCCTCGGGCAGACCCACCAGGGTGGCCACGCCCAGGCTCTCCGCCCAGATCAGCCGGGCCCCGTTGGCCTCGGCCACCACGCTGAGCAGCTGTGCCTTGCCGTCGGGGTAGGGGGTCTCGACGTGCACCCGGCGGGCGCGCACCTGGCCGAGCACCCCGCTGCCGGCACCGGCCCGCAGCACGGCCACGTCGATGGCGTAGCGCGTCATCAGGTCCTGGGCCTTGGCGCTGAGCGCCTCAGCCTCCTCGGGATAGTCGGTGGACTCCGCCTTGGCCAGCAGGGCCCGGATGCGGGCCAGCATCTTTGGCTCGCCAGCGCCTCCGCTGCCCGCCACCGGGGTGAGCACCGGGCCGGTGGACCACTGTGACGGCGGAGGGCTGAGCACCTGCAGCGTGGGCAGCGTGGTGAGGCGGTGCAGCAGGCACGCCACGTCGTACCAGGCCTCGGTGGGTGAGAGCAGGTGGCGCCTGCTCCACGCCGCGGTGTCCGCAGCAGCCGTCTCGGCGCCGATCGTGTGCAGCTGCACCGACCACTCCTCCGGCAGGTCCGGCCGGGCCCGGACGTCGCCCGCCACCAGCCCCACGGCCAGGTCGACCACCGTGGCCGGCCAGTCACGCCGCACCACGTGGGCCACGTCGGCGGGCTGCCACCCGTGATCCCACAGCGTCTCCAGCACCGGCTGCAGCACCGGCCAGGCGCCCTCGGCCTCAGCATCCAGCCGCGCCAGGCGCTGCACGTACCCGTCGAGGCGACGGGTCTCGGTGCGGGTGCCGCCCACCAGGGCCGCCGCGGCGTGCAGCAGCTCGGCCACCGACGCGTCGGCAGCCGGCTCGGGGGCCAGACGGGAGGTGCGCTGGGCACCCGGACGCTTCTTGCTCGAGGAACCCACGGGTCCATTGTCCGTCTTCGCCCACTTCCTCCGACCGTGGGCTCCCTCACCGTCCACAGCAACGCTGCAGGCAGCGCTGGTGCCGCCCCGGTAGGCAGCGACCCACCCCTGCTGTTAGGTTCCCCTTACCTAACCGTCGTCTGAGGAGAACCATGTCCCTTTGGAGCCGCACACGCGCGATCGCCGCCGTGTCCGTGGTGCTCGGACTCGCCCTGGCTGGATGCTCGACCGGAACCTCCGACGACAGCGCCGCCACCGAGCCCACCACCAGCTCGTCCACGGCCTACCCGGTCACCATCAAGCACTCCTTCGGTGAGACCACCCTCGCCAAGCAGCCCACCCGCGTCGCCACCGTCTCCTGGGTGAACGCCGACGTGGCGCTGGCGCTGGGCGTCGTCCCCGTAGGGATGTCCAAGGACGAGTTCGGTGGCAACGACAAGGGCTCGACCCCCTGGAAGGACGAGGCTCTGAAGAAGGCGGGCGCGGAGATCGGCACCAGCAAGGCGCCGGCGCAGTACTCCGAGACCGACGGCATCAACTTCACCGAGGTCGCCAAGGCCCAGCCGGACGTCATCCTGGCCGCCTACTCCGGCATCACCCAGGAGGAGTACGACAAGCTGAGCAAGATCGCCCCCGTGATCGCCCCGCCGGGTGTCGCCTACGGCACCTCCTGGCAGGACTCCGCCAAGATGATCGGCCAGGCACTGGGCAAGTCCAGCGAGGCCGACACGCTGATCGCCGACAACGAGAAGCTCATCGCCGAGAAGGTCGCGCAGTACCCGCAGCTGAAGGGCAAGACCTTCATCTACGGCAACCTCGACCCGTCTGCGGCGGAGAAGATCTACCTCTACACCGACGTGGACAACCGGCCGCGCTTCCTCTCCTCGCTGGGCATGACCCTGGCCCCGGTGGTGGCCCAGAACGCCAAGGGCGAGGAGTTCTACGTCAGCTGGTCCCCGGAGCGGGCCGACCAGCTCGCCGCCGACGTCTTCGTCAGCTGGGTCGCCGACGCCAAGACCGTGGACACCATCAAGGCCGACCCGCTGCTGAGCCAGATCCCCGCGGTGAAGAACGGCGCCCTGGTCACCACCAGCGACAACACGCTGACCCTGTCGCTGTCGGCGGCCAGCGTGCTGAGCATCCCGTGGGCGCTGGACCAGTACCTCCCGCTGCTGGCGGACGCCGCCGGCAAGGCCTCCTGACGGTGACGCAGACCCCCACCCGCGCGGCGACCGCCGCGAGCACCCCGAGCCGGTCACGCGCATCCCGCGTGGCCGGCTCGGCCGCGCTCGTGCTGGCCCTGCTCGTGCTGGCGGTGGTCTGCGTCCTGTCCCTGAAGTACGGCGCCCGGACGGTCGCCTGGAGCACGGTCTGGCAGGCCTGGACCGACCACGACCCGGCCGACACCGACCACACCGTGGTCCGCGCGCGGCTGCCGCGCACCGTGGTCGCCGTCGCGGTCGGCGCCGCACTGGGCCTGGCCGGCGCGGCCATGCAGGGCCTGGCCCGCAACCCCCTGGCCGACCCCGGCATCCTCGGCATCAACGCCGGTGCCTCGCTGGCCGTGGTGATCGCCCTCTTCGTCTTCGGCCTGAGCTCCCTGCAGGCCTACATCTGGTTCGCCCTGGCCGGTGCCGCCGTCGCCGGGGTGGTGGTCTACACCGTCGCCAGCATCGGCCGCGAGGGCGCCACCCCGGTGAAGCTGGCCCTGGCCGGCGCCGCGTTCAACGCCGGCATCGTCTCCCTCACCAGCGCCGTGTTGGTGAGCAGTCGGCAGACACTGGACACCTTCCGGTTCTGGCAGGTCGGAGCCGTCGCCGGTCGCGGCTGGGACGAGGTGCGCACCGTGGCGCCCTTCCTGCTGGTGGGTCTGCTGCTCACCCTCGCCACCGGCCGGGTGCTCAACGCCCTGGCACTGGGCGACGACGTGGCGCGGGGCCTCGGCCAACGGGTCGGGCTCACCCGCGTGGTCACCGGGCTGGGCGTGGTGCTGCTGTGCGGCGGCGCCACTGCGCTGGCCGGACCCATCGGCTTCGTCGGGCTGGTGGTGCCGCACATCCTGCGAGGCTTCGTCGCCGGGGACTACCGGTGGATCCTGCCCGGCTCGGCGCTGCTCGGCGCGGTGCTGGTGGTGGTCGCCGACATCATCGGCCGGGTGGCGCTGCCCCCTGGCGAGGTGCCGGCCGGGGTGATGACCGCCGTGATCGGCGGCCCGGTGTTCGTCTGGCTGGTCCGTCGCCGCAAGTCCGTGGCCAGCTCGTGAGCCTCCGCACCGGCACCGGAGCCGACCAGGAGGCGCTGACCGAGGCCCGCGCCACGGTGCGCGCAGTCCGCCGCGGTGACCGGCGCCGCACCACCCTCACCGCGGGCGCGCTGGCGCTGGCGGTGCTGGTCATGTTCTTCGTCGACGTGCTGCTGGGCTCCTACACCGTCACCATCCCGGACTTCTTCCGCATCCTCCTCGGCGAGACCATCCCCGGCGCCAGCTTCATCGTGATGGAGGACAAGCTGCCCCGGGCGGTCATCGCCGTGCTGGTGGGCGCGTCCTTCGGCATCAGCGGCACCATCTTCCAGACCATGCTGCGCAACCCGCTGGCCAGTCCCGACGTGATCGGCGTGACCGCCGGGGCCAGCGCGTCGGCGGTGTTCGCGGTGGTGGTGCTGGGCGCCACCGGCACCACGGTGTCGCTGGCCGCCTTCGTCGGCACCTGCGCCGTGGCGCTGGCCATCCACGTGCTGTCGCGCTCCGGTGGCCTCGGCGGGCAGCGACTGGTGCTGGTGGGCATCGGCATCGCCGCCGTGCTGCAGGCGGTCACCTCGTTCCTGCTCACCCGCACCAGCATCCAGTCCGCCTCGGACGTGGTGCGGTGGCTCAACGGGTCGCTGAACAACAGCAGCTGGGACCGCGCCGCACCGCTGGCCATTGCCCTGGTGGTGCTGCTGCCGGCCGCGGTGCTGGGTGCGCGCTACCTGACCGGGCTGGCCCTGGGCGACGACACCGCCGCCGGGCTGGGGGTGCCGGTGGCCCGCGCCCGCCTGCTGCTGCTGCTCATCGGCGTGGCGCTGGCCGCGGTGGCCACCGCAGCAGCCGGGCCGGTGGCCTTCGTGGCCTTCCTCGCCGGCCCCATCGCCCGGCGGCTGCTGGGCGGCCGGGTGGCACTGCCGGTCGCCGCCGCCGTGGGTGCGCTCATCGTGCTGACCGGCGACTACGTGGCTGCCAACCTGCTGCCCGGGGCGGCCGTGCCGGTCGGCGTGGTCACCGGTGCGCTGGGTGCCCCGTTCCTGCTGTACCTGCTGATCACCGCCAACCGGGTGGGCCGAGGAGGATGACCGTGAACCGCGAACACACGCTCGAGGCGCGGTCGCTGACCCTGGCCTACGACCAGCGCACGGTGGTGGACGACCTGTCCCTGACGCTGCCGCAGGGGCAGGTCACCATGATCGTGGGAGCCAACGCCTGCGGGAAGTCGACGCTGCTGCGCGGCCTGGCGCGACTGCTGAAGCCGGCCTCGGGGGCGGTGCTGCTGGACGGCCGCGCCATCCACCAGCTCTCCACCCGCACGGTGGCCCGCTCGCTGGGCCTGCTGCCCCAGTCGCCGGTGGCGCCGGAGGGCATCACCGTCGCCGACCTGGTCGGCCGTGGCCGCTACCCGCACCAGGGGTGGTTCCGGCAGTGGTCCGACGCCGACGAGGAGGCCGTGGCCCAGGCGATGGCCACCACCGACACCCTGGAGCTGGCCGGGCGCAGCGTGGACGAGCTCTCCGGCGGACAG is from Rhodococcus sp. X156 and encodes:
- a CDS encoding DUF2786 domain-containing protein; translation: MGSSSKKRPGAQRTSRLAPEPAADASVAELLHAAAALVGGTRTETRRLDGYVQRLARLDAEAEGAWPVLQPVLETLWDHGWQPADVAHVVRRDWPATVVDLAVGLVAGDVRARPDLPEEWSVQLHTIGAETAAADTAAWSRRHLLSPTEAWYDVACLLHRLTTLPTLQVLSPPPSQWSTGPVLTPVAGSGGAGEPKMLARIRALLAKAESTDYPEEAEALSAKAQDLMTRYAIDVAVLRAGAGSGVLGQVRARRVHVETPYPDGKAQLLSVVAEANGARLIWAESLGVATLVGLPEDLDLVELLFTSLLLQATRAMTEPGQGSENRSRSFRRAFLIAYAVRVGELLERSSRHAQDEAAQAYGAELVPVLRERGEAVAEVFTQLFPDVVVRRSRPVDAQGWHAGRAAADSADLGANRTRLAQ
- a CDS encoding hotdog domain-containing protein, with the protein product MTQADTGFGSASPNGQSPTGHPVAVVEATRRVGEALLRTDLPAEELQDIAAQLDAIAARLAVGAPSHEQVADELRGWKRPPEHDPASGARNVVAPPLRLVGDGPRTMIGEVTLNWLHHGPPHHAHGGVSALILDHALGVCNGWAGKPGVTASLTMTYHRMTPLNVPLTVRTECLSIEGRKIRTVGSIEHEGQVCVSAEGLFIALPGMQQPEQD
- a CDS encoding ABC transporter ATP-binding protein encodes the protein MNREHTLEARSLTLAYDQRTVVDDLSLTLPQGQVTMIVGANACGKSTLLRGLARLLKPASGAVLLDGRAIHQLSTRTVARSLGLLPQSPVAPEGITVADLVGRGRYPHQGWFRQWSDADEEAVAQAMATTDTLELAGRSVDELSGGQRQRVWIAMALAQHTDILLLDEPTTFLDVAHQVEVLDLLTDLNQERGTTVAIVLHDLNLAARYADHLVAMKAGAVVASGSPAEVVTEEMVRTVFGLRSTVVPDPVTGTPMVVPLGRHRSGATTAPVRR
- a CDS encoding iron-siderophore ABC transporter substrate-binding protein; this translates as MSLWSRTRAIAAVSVVLGLALAGCSTGTSDDSAATEPTTSSSTAYPVTIKHSFGETTLAKQPTRVATVSWVNADVALALGVVPVGMSKDEFGGNDKGSTPWKDEALKKAGAEIGTSKAPAQYSETDGINFTEVAKAQPDVILAAYSGITQEEYDKLSKIAPVIAPPGVAYGTSWQDSAKMIGQALGKSSEADTLIADNEKLIAEKVAQYPQLKGKTFIYGNLDPSAAEKIYLYTDVDNRPRFLSSLGMTLAPVVAQNAKGEEFYVSWSPERADQLAADVFVSWVADAKTVDTIKADPLLSQIPAVKNGALVTTSDNTLTLSLSAASVLSIPWALDQYLPLLADAAGKAS
- a CDS encoding TetR family transcriptional regulator encodes the protein MPRVADSRSAAAPTTQPQRARRVRILQAATEQAMAKDFDRVQMHDVAEAAEVAIGTLYRYFPSKTHLFVGVMARQVQGLSEGFARNPPTGGTPASRIFDTLWGIHGYLLDNPTLASAMIQAVQSANAETVPEVRVIDTSIREALARVLGTDDPDQDTAAVIRILIMMWFGILQSSLNARFTTAEAEYDLRLACHRLLDGRAVGTSGAPGAEDQP
- a CDS encoding iron ABC transporter permease gives rise to the protein MSLRTGTGADQEALTEARATVRAVRRGDRRRTTLTAGALALAVLVMFFVDVLLGSYTVTIPDFFRILLGETIPGASFIVMEDKLPRAVIAVLVGASFGISGTIFQTMLRNPLASPDVIGVTAGASASAVFAVVVLGATGTTVSLAAFVGTCAVALAIHVLSRSGGLGGQRLVLVGIGIAAVLQAVTSFLLTRTSIQSASDVVRWLNGSLNNSSWDRAAPLAIALVVLLPAAVLGARYLTGLALGDDTAAGLGVPVARARLLLLLIGVALAAVATAAAGPVAFVAFLAGPIARRLLGGRVALPVAAAVGALIVLTGDYVAANLLPGAAVPVGVVTGALGAPFLLYLLITANRVGRGG
- a CDS encoding O-acetyl-ADP-ribose deacetylase; translation: MTELRVVEGDITALPVDAVVNAANSGLLGGGGVDGAIHRAGGPEILAACRQLRASSLPDGLPAGQAVATTAGRLPARWVIHTVGPVYSRSQDRSAVLRSAYTASLAVADELGATSVAFPLISAGAYGWPLEDAVSQALTAIRNAPTTVDEVTLVAFSPAVAEEIQRQLR
- a CDS encoding iron ABC transporter permease, which produces MAGSAALVLALLVLAVVCVLSLKYGARTVAWSTVWQAWTDHDPADTDHTVVRARLPRTVVAVAVGAALGLAGAAMQGLARNPLADPGILGINAGASLAVVIALFVFGLSSLQAYIWFALAGAAVAGVVVYTVASIGREGATPVKLALAGAAFNAGIVSLTSAVLVSSRQTLDTFRFWQVGAVAGRGWDEVRTVAPFLLVGLLLTLATGRVLNALALGDDVARGLGQRVGLTRVVTGLGVVLLCGGATALAGPIGFVGLVVPHILRGFVAGDYRWILPGSALLGAVLVVVADIIGRVALPPGEVPAGVMTAVIGGPVFVWLVRRRKSVASS
- a CDS encoding potassium channel family protein, which gives rise to MSTGRSYAQLSAEQRRSLLRRAVVWPTGTAVVLVVAYFVLPLRRVDDVRTWVLLVAVLVVVVVVAAWQVYRITRDRYPVVQAAEALAAVVPTYLVGFAMVYHLMSEASPTSFAEPLSRMAALYFTVTVASTVGFGDITADTDAARAVVTVQMLANLVLLGLGGRLVLLAVRAGRSRSAAGDDPPS